GACAAAAGTGGTTACTTTGTCACATAGTTGGGCATAGTCAATGGTGTTCGTTAGGGTATCGTTGCAACGGCTGATATCCAAAGGAATCATAAGTTCAAATACCAGTACTTGAGTAATACGTTGTTCCCATGCGTGAATTCCGATATGGGTCGCTATTTTTAAATCGGCAATATGAAGGGTATCGATGGTCTATCTCT
This bacterium DNA region includes the following protein-coding sequences:
- the folB gene encoding dihydroneopterin aldolase is translated as MDTLHIADLKIATHIGIHAWEQRITQVLVFELMIPLDISRCNDTLTNTIDYAQLCDKVTTFVSSQSFQLIETVAEQVATFIKTTFSIQQLTLKVSKPHAVSNAGLIQVIIER